acagtctgccacgtgtcaaaccctaaggttgacacgtgatactatataaaaaaattaaatattaaaaaattaaaaataaatgaaaaaaaaaaggggggtggccggaccaccccttgtttttttttttttcaattatttttttttaatatatttttttaattttattatttttaattaatttttaatttttaatttttttatatagtgccacatgtgaatctcagaagttgacacgtggtgagccgttagtttttggacggaaaacttgactgacGGTACCAATTtggtttttttccaaaattgaggtactatctgtaatgcgaattgaaacttaaggattaaaaaataaagttgtcaaaactcatgAACTAAAAGTGTCTTTAatcctaatttttattatactatatatatattgaaaaacaaattaaaagtattttttggcCTATACGTACCCTGCATGTTGGTTTAAATTGCTTTATTAGTGATTTTCGTCCTATCCAATGGatggttttaaaattatttaaaaatttgtttgcaactaattttaaaatagagTAAGAACTAAGATTCTTGCATAAAGATTTATAGTCaatttgtttcggcataaaatatttttcgtcgaaaaatgtttttaaagaaatcattttttaggaaaatatttttcaccgaaaatatttttcaatgtttggcACGTTAtgaaaaaatcacaattttttttttaattcaatcaatTAAcctaaaaatcaatttctattcacaacataaaaatataaatataacttctttttaaattaaaaataaaaaatttcgaTAGTGATTTGGCAAAAGTCCATAGGTGGTCCAGTGATGATCCGATGGTGGCCGTCAATAGCTTAGTGGTGGTTTGACGGTGCTCCGATGGTGTTTTAGTGGTGGTACGACAATGGTTCAATGGTGGTTACACTGCAAAAAACCcaacaattggacgcgtgtctacagtaccggttactgtagacacgcgtccaattagccacgtgtctttTTGACAGCGTGACTAGTTGTATAAACACCCCAATTCGGATGGTCCAAGAGTGGCTTAGTGGTGGTCCAGCAGTGGTTCAAGGGTGGCTTAGTGGCAGTCTAGAGGTGGCTTAATGGTGGTTCAGGGTGGCTCGGTGATGGTCTAGGGATGGTTTGGTTGTGGTTCGGTGGTGGTCTGAAAATGGTTTGGTGGTGGTTCGGGGTGGTTCGATGGTGTGATCCGAAGGTGGTCCGAAAGTGGCTTAGTGGTGGTGGTCCCGAGTCGTTTGATAgttgtctgggggtggctcggtgtTAGCCTAGTGGTGGTATGGTCTGGCGATTTGATAAAGAAATACTCAAACTCGGAATTGGACGGCCTATACTTTCTTTTCCTAAGCTTGTACTACATTACCTAATGGTCATTCTCCTAACGTTctcccaaaataatcaaagaACAAATAATATAAGCAACATTCTTCTAGAATGCAATATAGGTCAACAGAAACTTGGAcagaaattaaaaatagtaattgtatttaaaaatcaatcctcaaattaacacgtttaaaataaaaattaaagaaaaaaaaaatttcaatgattaatttttactgttacagtataatagtctactaaattACATTAGTAGATAAAAAATGTTCTATCTTTGTTCATGTAATTTGATTCTAATCTCAGTATTTCAACCCCACCATCCATGATCATAAATCCTTGAATAGCTTCCGGACTTGTTCTAGTGTGACAAAGAGCACAACAGTGAATGGACCCTGCCTTGAGATTGTAGGGATGAAACCCTTATACAAAGCCATCGGCCCCTCTGCCCTCACTGTCTTCATCGCACAATCCAACGCACCGGAGTAAGGCGGCGCCGCCCCTGCCTCCATCTTCATGCTCATCACCCTTGTCTTGATCACGTCGATCGGGTTTGACGCCACCGCAGCCACAAACCCGGCTGCAAAGCTTGCTGCCACGTGGGTTCCAATCCCATCGCTCAACACACCCCTCTCCAAGATCGTCTCCTTCACCTGATCATATGATGCCAGCTGCGACGCCGTCACGATCATCGCCCGGTTCACTGTAAGAGCCGAACCACGCCACAGGCTCGCGATTCCCTCCTGCTTTGACATTCGACTAATCGCGTCAATCACGCTCTTGTAGTTCCGGCGCTGGTCCTTGGGGAGGCGCCCATCGGCTTGCATTCGGACCATTGCCACGTCGGCGGGATTGCCGACGGCGGCGCCTACGCCTCCGGCAATAAGGCCGGCGTATATCTTGCGAGTGAGGGGCAAATTATTACCCGAGTCCGAACCTGAATTATGATCAGTCCATTTACGCTTAAGAATGTCGTACAGCCCCATGCGGGTGGTGGAGTAGAGTGTTTGGCGGAGGACGGTGGCGGAGACTCCCGAAAAGAGAGCGGCCATGCCTTCGGTCTGGACGATTCTGGCGCCGATAGAGATGGGTCCAACGCGAGGCGGTGGTGCAACGTGTAGAGACCCGTTACACAATCCGGTGGAGTTTCCGGCAAGCGCAGGGCGATAGGCGGGGTGTAGGGCGGGATTTGGGACTTGGGGTTCGCCTCCTTGAAGCTGCATGCGGACCTTGACCAGGTCAAGAGGGTGAGTGGAAGCGCCGGCGACGATCGAAGCTATGCCGCCTTCAACGAATCCTTTCAAACCCATGTCTGCGTGTCTAGAACTAGATTGAAGAAGAAGTTTTGGGAGAGAGATCGAAGTTTGTTGGTTTTAGCTTGGAAGTAGAGAAGAGTGGCGAGCATATTTAAAGGAAGTTATTGCAGTAGAAAACAGTAGAGGAATGATGGAGGGCCCTTTCCGGCACGCCCGTTTACGCGGTCCTTTCAGCGTTTCTGGTTCTGTTTGTTGCACTGTTGACCAGTCTTTGGTCGTTGGGTTTgactccaataattttcaaattaagTAGGAGTAGGAAGGAACCGAGTATCGTCTATTTCTTTCTCAATGGACTAAAATTTCCTTCCGACTCGGTCCAAGGAATTGCATATTGGGAAGCTGAAGCTCAGTCCAACGAAATCGGCCGTAGCTGCTTTATCTTGACCTGCACTATTCTTGGGccgtgatatatatatatatatatatatatatatatatatatatatatatatatatatatatgaaaaagaataaaaaaaaaaaaaaaaatccaataatatGATTAGGCTGAGATCGTGGAGGTTTTAGTCAAAACCTAGTCTAGAGTCGTAGAGCCACAAATGCCtctgcttttttccttttcaaaactTTTAATTATAGCCACTGAATTCCAACAACATGCGCGCCTCCGTTTCTCTGACTTTCTTGCACATATGACTCGTTTAGCGGAAAAAGTATTCTATTaagaaattatataattattattaaaaataaagagcgaaatgaaatagttattctcgTTATTTAATTAGACAAAAGATATGTCTTAATtgaaatttaatcaaaattactaaaaaaatttacatatattttttttttatttaataacaaaaaattgtttaattattgTGAGTGACGGACTATCCACAGAAGACCATGGGGGTGGGGGTGATTGGTGCTATCGGGGTGGGCCTTGGCCACTCCCGATGAGCATCGGAGGTTTTTGTGGTACCTGCAAATTCACAATGGGTGAACGTACCACCCCTAACGTACCTTGTGGTGGATCCCTAAGGTACTCCAGGGGTGGTGTTGCCACCCCTAGATTCTAGCCAGGCGGCCACACCTAGCCATTCACTTTTATGCTATAAATTTGTTGTTGACCTGGGAATTATTTCCCATCGACCAAACAAAGGCTTTTTAAGATTTCATTTGTTTTCACGTAATatgttttttaatgaaaaataaaaataaataaaatatttttcggcatttGGTATGTATAAAAAATAGCGGCCTGATTCCAACAACGACGGATAATAAATTGTGAAAGAAAGTGCTGAAGGAGAAGATCAATCtcaaaaaaatagtttacgaTATTATAAATTAGAAACTATTTTGTAAAGATTAATAAAGCTTTTCtagtcaaattaaaaatatttttaatttgaccatcATTTTCAGTGGTACCAAATccgaaaaacatttttcaaaaaatattttgtgccGAAACAAACATAacttagatttatttatttatttatttttattaaaaaaaaaaaacccaattaaTAGAAGTCGTGGGGTATGCATTGCGATAATGAATTATGTACAACATTGACGCTGTTTCACCTCAATAGTGTACAAAAATGGTACAAGTCACATGTCCATACCTCAACATTAAAAAAGTTGCACATGCATGTAACGCCTCATATTCAGTCTAGGATTTTTACTAGTGCAAATGACAGATTCAAGCCAAAGTAGGTCATCATAATTAGGGTTTAcgtcctttaaaaaaaaaaaaaaaaaaattaggatgtaCAAGCGGGGTAAATATTAACAACTAATAATCACTAATAATTGCAACCATATAATCGCTTAGAACAGTTGCGATTAGCAGTTTTAAAGATAGGTAAAGACAGTTAATAATTATTAACCgctttatatattatagaaaaactttacttactacctatgatctttcatcacttttacaattatattcattaaattttaaaaaatatcaatttaagattatcatcttttaattttttacaatatgAACCCTCCCATCCAAATCCAAGATTAAATCCTAATGAAAAAAGTGAAATCCCCAAAATACATTCTCCGTCtaataaaaatttggaaaaacttAACCCATCGGTGaacataatattaatattattaatagaTCGTTAAAGAACCTTTGTGAAAAATAGATTCATTGGAACTATGGGTGTACATTCGAACGGATATTAACCGCTTACATCCGCTATCTGAAAACCATCTGCTATCAACATATACGGATACAAATAGCAAAAACTACTATCCACATATGCGGATGCAGATAACAATTTTAGAATAAGCAAATACAATTAATTACCTACATCTGCATACACTTTACATATAATACAtactttatatattatatttaataaattcaccaaaacaacgtcgttttaaATTATGTATaaattatgtttacattggtttgaTTAATTATGTTGCTTTCTTGTATAACACTtggacaaaaaggaaaaaaacaatgtgaaatcaatatattttcaaaagattagaacttacaaaatattataaaattagtgtaaaacattaaaaatcggcctaaattattttcaaaatcgtttaaaatatgccCTAATAGAGACCAAAAGAAGGCCTCAAAGactaaaataggcccaaaataCCCGTTACCTAATATGCGAATAGAAGATAATAACCGTatttaataaccacaataaccGTGCAGATGTTGTTAGTAAAAATACAGTACAAATGcgaatatctaaaagtgatatttaTAGCTGCAAATGCAGATATTGtaaataaccgcatccgcatgtaCACCATTAATTGGAACATATATGAAGACCCCCAAGCAGAAATGAAATATGTTCACCATAAGGACTTCAGTATTAACTTAAAATAAGCAATCTAGAGTTcgaaaataacatttatattaTGCTCCAAGAATCGAAAGATAACATATACGTCATCATAATAGTCGTACATGCTACTCCTTCAAAGCAAGTTATTCAGAACAAACCACATGGTTTTACCAAGAGAGTTGTCACTCTGTGCTCAGGACTTCGATCTCAAAAATTAGGACGGAGTTAGGTTGAATACCCCAAGCAGGAAACCCACCAGAACCATAAGCATAATCCGGAGAGcactgaaaaaatattaaacaggAACACAAGATCTTAGATAAGTAATATTCAAAGTTTAACTCAAAATGCATGCCAAATGAACGGCAACAGGACATAAAAGGGACCTGGCTTTCAAAAACTCAAGCAACAATCTTGTGAGGCAGATCAACAGCTTATAAGGTAGTGTGATTCGTGAAAAGTTTAAGATATTGAGATTAGTTTGATGAGAGATTCAAAATTAGGGCattatttaagaaaatatcAAGAACAGATGGATAATCCGACAAATATGCAGATCATACTAAGTTTTAAAGATATTATGCGAAAAGAAGTTTTGATTCAgtactcttctcagtttgcaacAAATGACTGGTGATAATATACTTCCAATCTATATGGGTGTTATAACCTCAAAAACGTCAAATAAATTGTCAGTGACAAACAAGTGAAATATGCAAAAGAGTCAACCTCAAAATGAAAGCTTTCCAAAACATTTCCCCATATATGACATTATTGAGCTTTAAAATACTTCAGATTCTATTTGATGCGCACAGAAATATGGTAAGTCTGAAACAGAAAGAGTAGCGCAGAACTTGAGTATTACCCGCAGACAAGCAACTTCTCCCACTTGCATTCCCAGCACACCTTCATCCCATCCTGCAGATTGGTTCAAAAGGGTAAATTAATGACTTCAGAATCTGCATCCTATCAACAGATACAAAACAGCAGCTATCCATAAAAGACAAACTCCTTAAATTGAGATATTAAGGCCAAATAAAAATCAGGTTGTAACATGTTTCGCCAATGGCCTTTGGGACAAATGGCACTTCTACCCCCCATGAGTATGGGATGGTGGGTGGGGTTCAAGTCCCATGGTATGCATGAGTCACCTACCActtcaacaaacaaaaaaaggcCCGTACCATAAATTTGGCAATTGTGGTGAATTCTCTTTAAACCATCTATAAAGCAAAAACAGAACACGTTGTATATAGAAGCATTATCTAAAAGATAGACCCATTAAGACAGAAACTTTTCCATCCCCTAAAGGAGTAATGGATGAGTGTTAAGTGGATGCTTGAATAGAAATAAAGCATTTCATATCAACCATCTTGAGGAATATGttccctacaaaaaaaaaatatgtaactTCCAACAATGTTTAAACATAAGTTTCTGATCTAAACAAGTCTTGGTTGCTCCCAAGCCTTAGGCCTTCAACTTAATCAGCACTAAAATACATTAGGAGATCTGCAATTCTTATCAGAGAGCAATTAAAGAAGTGGAAAGGGATGATAAAGGTTGATGGGACAGAACAAGGGCAAGCTATCCACATTTGGGATTATCAAGTTCATCTTTCCAGCAAGAAACCAAGTACCTATAGAACTTTTAGGctatagaaaaagaagaaaagcataCAAGAAAGCAATCGATAACACTAACTGGCAGCTGAATGGTCATACATTTAAACTAAatcaatatttttgttttatttgaggAACGTGTGAACATTAATCTCAACATAGtagaacataaaatataatggtACAGCTACCTTTAATAACAGAACCTTGGCCGATTTTGAAGCTGAATGGCTTCTGTCCAGGATCCTTTGTGCTAAATGAGACAAATACGAACATATATACTCCccattaaaaatagaaataaaagcaTAGAAAAGCACAATATAACACCAAGTTGAAAACAGTAAAAACAGGAtactcaaaaaaaatagaagcacAATCCTCACCTCCAAAACTTTTGAGAGAGATCACCATTTTTCCCTGCGACAAAGAGAACATTAAAGGGCAGGAGAAACAGCAAAACTACAAGTAGACCTCTTACCATCCTATTCTACGAATTAGTTGatgtttttcttaaagaaaagagaacccTAATGcacataccaaaaaaaaatcaataataattaaacacAAAAAGTCTCGGAACAGCATCAAGTAGCTTAATTTCTTTTGAACCAAACAGATAGCATAACCAACAATGACGAAGTAGGGGCACCCAAAGGAGGCAATGGCGGCGGTGCTGCtattcaaatgaaataaataaatcaccaAATGAATTGAGAAAAACAAATTATGGTAGAGAAACTTGACTCATACAACTTAGTTGAAGAGTCCCGCctacatattaaaaacaaaGGCTGAAATACATTTTTAAACGAGATTAGGCCCAACTTCGATTTTCATCTGCGAAATTTAAAAAGTCCAAAATTTGTAAATGTTGTCCTTTCGTCCATCAATCATGAATGTCACATTAGATTATAAACGTTATCCTTCCATTAGCCACATGtacaattcaattcaattcaattcatgACTG
The sequence above is drawn from the Alnus glutinosa chromosome 11, dhAlnGlut1.1, whole genome shotgun sequence genome and encodes:
- the LOC133882887 gene encoding peptidyl-prolyl cis-trans isomerase FKBP12, coding for MGVEKEVLRPGTGPKPVAGRNVTVHCTGFGKNGDLSQKFWSTKDPGQKPFSFKIGQGSVIKGWDEGVLGMQVGEVACLRCSPDYAYGSGGFPAWGIQPNSVLIFEIEVLSTE
- the LOC133882163 gene encoding mitochondrial uncoupling protein 5-like, with the translated sequence MGLKGFVEGGIASIVAGASTHPLDLVKVRMQLQGGEPQVPNPALHPAYRPALAGNSTGLCNGSLHVAPPPRVGPISIGARIVQTEGMAALFSGVSATVLRQTLYSTTRMGLYDILKRKWTDHNSGSDSGNNLPLTRKIYAGLIAGGVGAAVGNPADVAMVRMQADGRLPKDQRRNYKSVIDAISRMSKQEGIASLWRGSALTVNRAMIVTASQLASYDQVKETILERGVLSDGIGTHVAASFAAGFVAAVASNPIDVIKTRVMSMKMEAGAAPPYSGALDCAMKTVRAEGPMALYKGFIPTISRQGPFTVVLFVTLEQVRKLFKDL